ATAAAcactttatttaaaaaaatatgtaaattgcCAACAATAATTCTTTCACACGAATGCTTTAAAAATGCATTCATGCTGTTTTGGATTCAAGAGTTCTGTGCTCTTTGAATTTAACTTATGTAAATACATGGGCTTATAAATGTATTCTagaatatattataaattgatgtatttatatttaccttttttaaataaatctattaacatttttaattaatttcttaCTTAACTTTGTGAAGTACCCTATTTATTTTGCTCAGTGCTGGGACGAAGGAAGCGCCAAGTGCCATGTGCGGCGCTTTGTGTCGGCGTCTGTGTGAGTGCGGCCTTGCGGTGTCCCTGTGTGTGAGcgagcatgtgtgtgtgtgtgtgtgtctgtgagCGGAGGTCCTGCGAGCGGGGTGGTGCGGGGTGGGGGGCTAAGGACGAGaggcagcatcagcagcagtagAACCACGACGAGAGCACAAACAGAAACGGCACAAACAGCAAACGTGATGAGCGCATGTGTTTTATCTTCAATCTCAGCTGAAATCAtctgcaccaccaccaccaccgcccccATCCCCCCTTCACCCCTTCCCCACGCCAAGCAGTGAAGGGAAAGGCCGCCCCCGCCCCGCTCCTTCGGCCCGCATCATGAAGGGCAATAGGTTGTGGGCGACTCCCGTGGACTCGGGTCCACCATCGGTGTCGGGATAAAGTTCGGGTTGCCGGGTCGACAAACGCCTTCGGCTGCGACTTAGCTCTGACCAAGTCACTAAGCCAGTCAACCCCGCTATCTGGCAAGGACCTCTTGGCCCCCTCCctaccccctcccccctttgGATCCAACCGCGCCTGGTGTTGGGCCCACGCCCGTGGAGCGTCACACAGCTCGCTTTGTAACGGCAAGAAATTTGTACTTCCGCCAGTGGAGgaagattttaattaaaagcagcaGGAAATGTGACCCAAATAATACTTCCGCGTAGTGTGAAAAATTGGCCAGGAATTCCCTCGAATCGCCATGCCCCATCCTCCACGACCATGCCGTGCCACCCACAGTGGATGCCTAATTTGTCGCAGGACCGCCTGCGGGGCGAGCGTTTAGCTGCCGGCGGGCGaggaaaatataatttaagtGATTCCTAAGCTGGCGACTGACAAGCGAGCGGAAAGCGTTTATCACTCGAGCGGAAAATGATACGGGAAAACTGTGTGGCTACTTTGCAAAGTGAAAGGATTAAGGACTAGAGTCCATTCAGAATGTATCATTAGTTCACCAAAAACGCATTTACCGAATGCAATTAATCCATGGAAAGATAGACTGCCATTCCGCTGTGGACTACttctatatttattatttattatatatatattttatttaattttttaacaaTTAACTATATGGAATATTAGAGAAGAGGAGCTTGGCAAATCTCAGAAACTTATATGCAGAATGCATAGCTAACTTCCAATCATTAGTTTTGATCCatctttaaattaaaaaaatgatTCCTGCgagtattaattatttaatccTAACATTCGGCACCATAACCAGGATGAAGTTTCGGCTAGAGAGTCAGCTGCATTACGTGGCACTACTTGGGTATTCTTGGCGCGACACAAAATCAATATGGTTACCTTGTCACAGCGTGTCCTTTGACTTCGCTCCGTGAGCTCTTGGCACGCAAGCAGCGTGAAAATGCAATCAATAGCAAATCGTTGTCAGCAATTAGCGTCCGGCCCAAGACCTGATACCCGATCCCGCCCAGACGCCCATGCATGTACCATTTACTGGGGTAAATTCAACGCCCACGTGGGCTGGACCAGGTGCTGGTTGATTGGGGCCTGGTTGGTTTTGGTGGTCATGTGCGGATAGCTGAGTATCCAGCTGCAACACGTGAGTGATGCAGGCTTTCGACTGAAGTGTGCCAAAAAGGATTTGCCACTAACGATGCAGTGCATccgcatctgcatctgtatctgtgtctgcAGCACTCTCGAGCATATTTGCTCATCATGCTCGCTTTTTACAGCCCCACCGCCCACAAAATGCCACCCGAAAGTGGGTTTGCCCGCCATTCGAACCATTCCAAGCGATTCTACAATTCTATTCATAGACTGCTCTGCGGCTCTCTCGATTGCCagcaaaatggcaaacaaatcgTTGCAAATATTCGcccaacgtggcgtatgcgcaattttTGCCCAAACTAGAAGGGGGCGataagtatatatacatatatgtatatctgcACGagtagatatatatatatattcatatatgtatgtttatcTGTAACTGCCTAGCACACATATTTCATGGCTGAGTGTGTGACCCGTTGTTGATTTAATTCCACATTTGCCAAATAAAATTTGCATCTTTCGTTGACAATCATCACACTTATGGGCATACCAAATCCGATTCCCTGCCCCCCCAAATCAATCCGAGATGCCTTTGCAAGATGTGGGCGTGCATCGCCCTAATGGGACGTGGGTGCAGTAACTATGCATTTCCCGGAACACTCTTCGACCATGTTCAATCGTCTTAATTACCGACTGGCTTACGTAAACTTTTCTTCCTTCTAATTGATTTTCCTTCGAATGAGTTCTCGAATTCAAAGGTCTTCGTGCTCAGTTTTAAATGGCATTATACACTTCCTATTAATTAGGAGACGATTAAGGCGGTAATCCGAACTATTTGCCAGTCATTTTGTGGGGCTTCCaattttattggaatttatttatacaaaGCAAACTCTAGATTAGAATCTATAAGCAAACTGACTAATATAAACACACAAGCATTGTTCGCAGTTCCATTCAGATAACCAGCAGTAATAAAACTGGAATTTAAGCCTGATTATTGCGTTTCAAGGCTGGAATTTGCAGAGAATTTATGTGGATTTCTTAAAAGTCTTTATACCTCTTTAATCCCATCAATTCAAAATCAAGCATTGATTTTACATCTATaagtattttatatttattttggaaTTTATCATAAATTTTGCTTGAATTTCAAATACACATCCATAGATCGTCATTAGCTATTCTCAATTCAGTTTTAAATAGGTCGTAACATAATAAGTTTGACTTGCAAGCAAAACAGAAACGAACAAAATGTATCTAAAAAATGTGAATACTTAAGTgaatcaatatattttatatgctGTCTTCATGTACATAGATAATAGATAATATATAACAATTACGATTACAAAAAAACACGACATTTTATGTGAGTGCAGGACAGTGACGGCGGAAAAAGGGGGTCGGTACATGGAACAGGGGCGAGGGGGGTGGGTTGGACACGGGGACAGTGGAGCAGGAGGCGGTGGAGCACAGCTTGGATGAAAAATGAATTTCGCTTTCTTGTTGTCTCTGGTCGAGGCGACGAGAGATAAAGTTCTATAATGTAAGcgttaaatatattatttatattatgtttgttatatatataagatcgtatatatgtatgtgtgtgtgggtgtgtgtgggtgtgtgtgggtgtgtttgtgtgtgttgcGTGTGCGAGGGAGTGGGGATATTCCTATATCGTTTTAATGACTTAAAGAACTAGaaaacatcatcatcatcatcagcagcagcagcatcatcgtCATCAGTGTCATCCCTTTCGCCTGATTAATCTGGGTTAGTATCAGAATCGAATTATTCCAGAggacagacacacacacaataaTTTAGTCTAAATACTCGTATTTGGAGGCATATATCGTGCGATTAAGATGTCCTGTCCACTTGATCCGCTGCAGCTGTGTGTCGAAGGCATCGTGGGCCGCTTaagttttccttttgtttttcatatctcctttttgtttgtttgttttctttttttcactTTCAGTTTAGTTCCAAGTTCGGTTTTGCTCcgtttataaatattgttaatgCATTGTGTGTTGTTTCTGTGTTATCATTACagtaattatttgtaataaagACGACGGCTTTCTAGGAATTGTTTATGCACAAAAGCAAATAGTTATTAGTTCCATGCTCCAATGCTAGCTTTAGTTTCATGTTTTCTTTACTTTTATTTCGTGTTAAGCTATTTCAATGTTTATCAAGTGTTCCTTCTCCATCTCCCTCTCTCTGGCGCGGCTATCATCATCTTTGTCTGTCCCAGTTTAGCAGGATGAGTGCTGCTTGAGTTCGTGGTTGATTGATTGATTCTCCTTTTGATTTGATCAGATCCCCGGAATGCAGAGTGCCCTTAGTACCTGCTGTTGTTAAACTGCGAATTGATGGCCGTATTAACGGCCGAGGAGGCTGCCTCCTGGACGTGCTGGTTGCGCAGAAACTCGGTGGTGAACTCCGCCTGGGCCTTGGCCATACTGGCCCCTGTGCTGCGGTAGATCGAGTGAATCTTGGTGATCATCAGCACATTGGCCACGGCCACCGCTGTGAAACAGAATGCCACGTTCAGCAGCAGAATGCCGACGATAATACCCGACGCTTTGCCATCGAACTGCTTGATGGCCGTAATAAAGCCACAGTAGCCCATCTGGTTGAAGCCCACCGCCTGCACAATGGAGTACAGCGTTTGAAAGAAGTAGATAAAGAAGAAGACCATGAAGTTGAAGCTCGAATCGTTGCGGAATGCCTTGTACGCCGGTCGGAACCTGAAAAGAAATCACACATCATCATGTTATTGATGTTTTAAGAAGCTTCCAGGCATAAACTCACCAGCAGACATAGGAGGCGGGCGAGAAGAGCATCGTGTAGAAGATGGCCAGGAAGAAGGTCTCGAATTCGCCAGCGTGGAACAGCAAAATTAGACCGCCTATCACGTTGGCCAACAACGTCATGGTGTAAACTGTCGGAGAAAGTATTCAAAATAGGCACA
The Drosophila mauritiana strain mau12 chromosome X, ASM438214v1, whole genome shotgun sequence DNA segment above includes these coding regions:
- the LOC117147659 gene encoding secretory carrier-associated membrane protein 1, encoding MSGSGLDENPFGEPNLDNPFADPAIQQARRLQSGAALVSLEDYNPFEEQAKPQLQINSTNTAAVVQPLSQNIPPPQTSSLGASAPSTSIQITSEELQRRQEELDRKAAELDRREQQLQGNVPQLNNWPPLPDNFCVKPCFYQDFEVEIPPEFQKLVKRLYYIWIFYTMTLLANVIGGLILLFHAGEFETFFLAIFYTMLFSPASYVCWFRPAYKAFRNDSSFNFMVFFFIYFFQTLYSIVQAVGFNQMGYCGFITAIKQFDGKASGIIVGILLLNVAFCFTAVAVANVLMITKIHSIYRSTGASMAKAQAEFTTEFLRNQHVQEAASSAVNTAINSQFNNSRY